In a genomic window of Pseudomonas mohnii:
- a CDS encoding formate dehydrogenase subunit delta: protein MSNDNLIKMANQIAQYFASQPDQEQAVLSVRNHLQMFWAPSMRKALLAWQTEHHGEDLHPLVQAAVTGAGWEA from the coding sequence ATGAGCAACGACAACCTGATCAAGATGGCCAACCAGATCGCCCAGTACTTCGCCAGCCAACCGGACCAGGAACAGGCCGTGCTCAGTGTGCGCAATCACCTGCAAATGTTCTGGGCGCCGAGCATGCGCAAGGCACTGCTGGCCTGGCAGACCGAGCATCACGGGGAGGATTTACACCCGCTGGTGCAGGCGGCGGTGACCGGGGCGGGCTGGGAGGCTTAG